The following coding sequences are from one Triticum dicoccoides isolate Atlit2015 ecotype Zavitan chromosome 4A, WEW_v2.0, whole genome shotgun sequence window:
- the LOC119289825 gene encoding bisdemethoxycurcumin synthase-like — MASSSSIPATTLGEIRVAQRADGPAAVLAIGTANPPHCVLQEDYPDYYFSVTKSDHLTDLKRTFAKLCGMTAIGRRFFHHTDELLATHPGLFLDARLDVVATAAPELAASAAANAIAEWGRPAGDITHLVVSTNAGSHAPGADVRLVSLLGLRHDVLRTVLQLNGCASGCAALRLAKDLAENNRGARVLVACVEEADSFDTLIPQGLFGDGAGAVIVGAEPYVHERPLFEMVTASQYVIPDTEHMLTMQLRSGGIGGTIATGLPRLAAGIVEQCLLDAFGDRLAGMGGVVEWNNLFWAVHPGSSAMLDHIVGALRLAPGKLAASRTVVREYGNMLGATVIFVLDEVRRQREDPEGEGAGHDKGWGVMMGFGPGFTVETMLLHAAT; from the coding sequence ATGGCAAGCAGCAGCAGCATCCCAGCCACCACCTTGGGCGAGATCCGTGTTGCTCAGCGTGCGGACGGGCCGGCGGCGGTGCTGGCCATCGGCACGGCGAACCCGCCCCACTGCGTGCTCCAGGAAGACTACCCCGACTACTACTTCAGCGTCACCAAGAGCGACCACCTCACCGACCTCAAGCGCACCTTTGCCAAACTATGCGGGATGACCGCCATCGGCAGGCGTTTCTTCCACCACACGGACGAACTGCTCGCCACGCACCCGGGCTTGTTCCTCGACGCCCGGCTGGACGTCGTGGCTACCGCTGCCCCAGAGCTCGCTGCGTCGGCTGCGGCGAACGCCATCGCCGAGTGGGGCCGTCCGGCGGGCGACATCACCCATCTCGTCGTCAGCACCAACGCGGGGTCGCATGCGCCGGGCGCCGACGTCCGCTTGGTCTCCCTCCTCGGCCTCCGCCATGATGTCCTGCGCACTGTGCTCCAGCTCAACGGCTGCGCTTCCGGATGCGCCGCCCTACGCCTAGCCAAAGACCTCGCCGAGAACAACCGCGGCGCGCGCGTCCTCGTGGCCTGCGTCGAGGAGGCGGACTCCTTCGACACCCTCATCCCCCAGGGGCTCTTCGGTGACGGTGCAGGCGCCGTCATCGTGGGTGCTGAACCCTACGTCCATGAGCGCCCTCTGTTTGAGATGGTGACAGCCTCCCAGTATGTGATACCAGACACCGAGCACATGCTCACCATGCAGCTCCGCAGCGGTGGCATCGGCGGGACCATTGCCACCGGACTGCCAAGACTGGCGGCGGGCATCGTTGAGCAGTGCCTGCTGGATGCGTTTGGTGACCGCCTAGCCGGCATGGGAGGTGTTGTCGAATGGAATAACCTCTTCTGGGCCGTGCATCCCGGCAGCAGTGCGATGTTGGACCACATCgtcggggcactccggcttgctcCGGGGAAGCTGGCAGCGAGCAGAACCGTGGTGAGGGAGTACGGGAACATGCTGGGCGCCACGGTGATCTTCGTGCTCGATGAGGTCAGGCGCCAAAGAGAAGATCCTGAAGGAGAGGGAGCTGGCCATGATAAAGGCTGGGGGGTGATGATGGGATTTGGACCGGGGTTCACTGTGGAGACGATGCTGCTGCATGCTGCTACCTAG